Genomic window (Corvus cornix cornix isolate S_Up_H32 chromosome 4A, ASM73873v5, whole genome shotgun sequence):
GTAAGAGCTACCAAGGAAAGCATCCCACTTGCTGAAATTGCTGTTATCTGCACTTGAAATGACTAAacaaagagggggaaagaagaaagggaatttGCATGTTCACTTAAAATGCAAGACAGTTCCTAATACAGTAAGACTGAGAAGCTGAATCTAGAGGGGCCAACACTTCAACACTGACTagtctgaaaaacaaaggagtACAAAGTGGGATTGATCTGCTTAACCAGAAATCAGAGACTGAAGTTATTAGAGTACTTTGCAATAACCTCTCTTGCATACGTACATGACATCAGGCTTTCCTTGTACCTCCACTCATCTCAGTGTTGCAGAGCTGCAAGTGTTTTAGCTTTAGTGCTCTTTAATTGCTGTAGCTATgacaagcaattaaaaaaaagaaaacatatgtTTGTTGGGAAAAAAGTATGCTTTAGTTTCTGATGGACTGGTCTCTTTTCCCAGTAAGAGTTAAGTACAAGTGTTTGATTGAAGATGCTGCTGTATCTTCCAACCAAGACAACAGCTAGTTTaggaaaaaagcttcaaagTTGGTACAATCGTATTTCACACCTCAAAAAATTACATTactgaaaatagttttaaagaAGCCCTCTTAATTTACAGAGACTCCATCAGCAGAAGTTTCAGGAATCGTGGAGTAGTCCCACACTGCTGTTTAAAGTAACTCTTACAGCCATTTCTGctcattatttttgttcataCCAACTTCTAGACATACAGTAGGAGCTAGCAGTAAGCAtgaacaacactgaaaaaaaagtcagatgtATTTGACGCAGACATTGAGTAAAATATTACACTTGTTTAAGGCAGATACTGTTTCTTACCAGAACCATTCAGACGGCTAAGCAGCGTAACATTCACCTCTCTCAGATAAAACTTTTGTACACTTGcacttgtatttttctgttcaagaaACAAGAACCGAGTGTCAGTGCGCAATTCTGCATTTGTAACTTTAAGGACACATGCTTTACAAAAGCCAACACATTTACCAGTCTTACATTTTCTACAACTTTAACCCAGTTCTCCATTAGTCTTGAGGCACTCAGCTGGCCAGTTCCACCTCCCATATGGGAACAACCTACCACCAGCAAGCAACAGGAGGATTTTACTATGAGTGATCACCATGCAATGCTGTTAAATAAAGacttagtttaaaataaaagaaattacttacAACAGCAAATGTGAAACCAATCAGTGTGCTATTTCCATCATTCAGTTTCAGAGTAGCTGTTGTGTTACCACAGGCACCATCTGCGACAGTTGTCTTTGGATTGATGTTGATCAGGAGAGGCTGAAATACAGACAAAGCACATCAAAGACATTCCGCTGCCTTTGGAATACATTGTCTCAGTCAGGAACAGTCTTGGGTTAGAGAGCTTGTCATAAACAtgacagcaggaagagctgagctTGGCTGCTATGGAACCAAGGCTGTTTGAGTTATATTTACATACTGGCAATATTGAAGCAAACAAATTGCTTGAGAAGTCTTACTCTTCCCTAACACAACAGGCTACCCTCTGAGGGGAAAGACAGTATCTGCAGGGAACAACAGCCGTAACAGCTAAGAAAGTTCCAGACTTTTAATCATGTTAGAAGTATTCCCCATAACAAATTCTGTTGAATCCACGTAAGATTTTTTTGAAGACAGGTATTATGCGACAAAACTATTCTGATGTCAGAGAGGTGCTACATACGGTACTTAGAAGCAGTTCTGGACAGCTAGCAGTGTACAAAGCAAATACCCTGCATTCAGATTTCACACCAAATAACTACAGCAACTTTTgctcttcaaaagaaaaaagaagcaccTTGTCTTGGGAAACATTCAGTTGCAGCCCCACAGTAGCCAGGAAACAagttttatttccacttttaAGAGAATAGTTTCCTGTGTCTGGATTCTCCACGGGTTTGGGAGCAGTTGTTGGAGCAGGAGCCAAAGTAGTGGTAAATGCAGTAGTTACGTTGGCAATAGTAGGTGGAACAGTAGGTGCAGAAGTAGGTGTATCAGCAGGACATCTAGACTCTGAAAAGACAATTTAATCACTGTTTCATTGCTAAAAGTTTATTGAAGTCTTATTAATCAGAGGTCAGTTCAATACAGATACCAATTCCTTTGCTGAAATATAGGCTCACTAGGAGTCTGCTAATCACCAAGACAGAAGTACCAAACTTGGCATTCTGGCACAGTATTCCAAACAAAGTACAGCTTCCATTATTCTCAGAAATTGTGTAATGCTCACATTTAAATCCACACTCAGTACAACTTGCCTCTGACACATGGAGGCAAAACACACAAAGATAATTAAGTTGTTATAGAAGTGTGACATGTATTTGCTGTAGACCAAGCAAGTGACCCTATTATGCTGTATGCAGCAGGATGATGCACTCATCTCTTTTCTGAGCTATGAGATGAGACAACAGGCTATGGACTATTCAAATGCCAACAGCAGAGGCCACCACTGGAAGTGGAAGGCAGTCAGCTAAAACCTGTCAAACTCAAATGATCTACTCAGCAACAGTAGTTCTGAAGTGCTTATTCTTAATACCCCAATTACTGGAATACACACTTGAGTAGACTCCCACCTTGGCACACAAACAATCAACATTACAGCACACTACTAAATCTGTTCTcctaatctttttttccaggaacaaGGGAAGAAGTACTAGAGGATATTTACATGAATATTATTAAACACAACACATCTTAGAATTGGTGGATTTTTTATTATGGGACTTTGCTCCCTGCACCAAGGTGCAATACAAAAAAGCTCtttcacaaacagaaatgctCACCTTTTTTACTGACTGTGCCATTCTGAACAAAAGCCTGCATAGTAACATTCCAGAAAATCTGCGttatattttctgcttcaatAAAGTAGGAATTATGACACACAAAGACAGTGTTCAGTTGAACTGGATGCAAAGGATCCTTCACAAGAACAGTAACTGGTCCTACAAATAAGCACACGTTTTAATGCCTTATGAAGCACAAGAACTTAGAGGTAGTGTTATGTTTTATATCATTCCCTAAGACAAAGACATAATTAACAATCCTAAGCTCTCTTGAATGTTTTCCCTATGTGTCCTAACCGAAAGTGCTAGGTAATGCAGGAGTAACCAAACTTGCAGAACTAGACAAGCTATTAGAAAGGTGAACCCTTTTACTTAagtttttaaggagaaaaaaattctattattaGTAGGCATTAGTACACAGACAGCCTAACACCGTATTGCTTGGCAAGGTAGTGCGCCAAGCAGCGCACACTAAAATTAATCTTCCATGTGCCTGCTGTCTACCTGCACTGATCAAAGCTGTTTATCCTTCCCGTCCTCTTCCACTTACAAGAATTACACATCCAGTGAAGCCATTTGGCCTGCACTGTTACCCAGCCAGCAGGTACAAGGAACAGCAGTTGGCAGCACGTGGTACAGAACTCTCTACATTCATTACTAACTCCTGTATTCCTCCTAACTTTGAAAAAACCAAGCGGGGTCAGGTACATGAGGTCTGACACTTCTGGCTGAGACTGCTTTGCAAGTCAGATTCTGCACTGAATGTTACCTTTTCTTTTAGCATCAGGAAATACAGCTGTGTCATTGGTGTTGTAGGTCAGTGTGATGAAGTCTCCCTGGTAAGTTTCATTGTTTTTTGTGATGTTAATGCTCCAAGAATGACCTTCTCCAAACTGCACTGCCACAAGTGCAGCTTGTGTGTCATTGCCACAGACGCTTCCATTGTGTGTCACACTTGATGACAAATTCAGGGTTGTGGTTTTCTAGAAGAAAAGggtaattttaaatgcattcaCATGCAGTTCTTCCCCATAACATTATAGACTTGCTGGAGTCAGCTGAAACCTTGCACAAGATAAGTTGAGATTATTTTAGGTTATTCTAGAAAATTATGATAAAGGCTCCCTGGCACATGCCTGAGAAAGGAGCCATATCAGATTCAAGTACAAAAGTACAGCTCTAACTTGGCTGTAAATCTTGATCATGTTGAGCTGCAATTACATTTACTGCTTGGGCTAAGAACATATCTACACTGATACTGGTCAGACTTGGTGAGTTTTGTGTATGGCATTTAAGTAAGAGCAACAGGGTACTTTCAGTCATTTGTATGACTGGGAacttattctttattttataaggACTATATATGAATATTCTTCTCAACTGatttagtaaaaaaaagtaagaaatcaAACACCCTAGGTAAAAGAGCTTAAACTTTTATCCAAGTCAAAATCCAGTTGTCAGCAAGAGTTACCCCCAAATACGTACATAATCACCATTGTTTGATTCATATGTTATCAAGAACCTCATCATCCAATCTGCATACAGGCAAGTAGCATTAGAGGCATCCTTTATATCTACTTCCACTGCATAGGACTGGAAAAAACCTGTAAGATATGATTATTAGCTATTAAGatattgtttttccttcattttctagAACAACTTAAGAGGACAGCTCATCACAAAGCAGTAAATTATGTCAGGACCATATTCAATTTACCAGACACTGAAAGAATAGCTAGATTTCTAAAAAGTATCAAAAATAGGAAGCATGCCATGAAATTATCAGAGCTGGCAAAGACTGAGAGAATGTTTTATAGTCTGTTTACCTGACATAGACTAATAACCTCAAAGCGTTGACTGCCCAACACTGGACACTTttaagaactggctggaaaGGGTGCTGGGCCATCTTGTCTAGActgtgcttttgccaagaaaggCTGGACCagctgatctttaaggtcccttccaacctggaATTCTGACTCTCTGAAATAAGCATCAGCTTTCTGGTGACACACTGTGTAAACCAAAGGGCATGAACACAGCACTTGAACAATGTGCTGCTTGTAGACCATGGGTCCATGATTTTATGTGTTGTATCAGTGATTACGACTTAAGCTGACCCCTAAGAGATGGGATCGGCGTGCCTTCATTGTTTCCACGATTCCAAGCTCGAAAGACACTGGTGTTAAATTCCCTTTGCGTATTAAGAAAACTTTTCCCAGCTGTTGTACTCTTAAGGCGGTGAATCCCGGCACAGCCGTTGCCGTGCCCGCGGCCCCACGCCGAGGAGCGCTGACAGAACGGCCTGGCCGGGCCGCGCGGGTGGGCCCGCGGTCTCGACTGCCGGGCCACGGCCCTCGGCTGAAGCACCCCGAGGTTCCCGGCCTCCCCGGCACGGCGCTGCTCCGTCCGCCGGGCCCGCGCGTCGCGggcccgcggccccgccgctgtcccctcccctcccgTGGGTGGCAGCGCGGGGTGGCGGCAGCAGCGGCGCCTCCGCCCCGGGGCCGTCCCCTGAAGACGCCGCGGGGCCGAGGCCGCCCCGGGACCCCCCCGAGACCCGCGGTGCCCGCGCGCCGCGTCACGTGCGGGACGGGGCGAGGTGGGGAGAGCGGCACGAGCCCGCGGGGACATCCGACACCCACTCCCATCCCCCGGGCCCCGGCGCTCCCCGCTCACCGGAGACGCCGAGCAGCAGTAGCGGCAGGAGGAAGCGGCGGCACGAGGAAGCGGCGGAGCGGCTTGGGCCCATGGCGGTggtgctgctgccgctgccggcGGTGGGGACACCGGAGGACGGCGAGCGGGCGCGACAAAAACCTCGCCAGCGGTCATGTGAGGGGCAGGGCGGggccgcccgcgcgccgccaATCGCCGCTCAGCGCCGCCGCTCGATTCCATGGATCGCGGACGGGCCGCTCGTCGCGCGCCGCCTCGGGCGGGCGGGTTTGGTCTGCTCTCGTCCCAGTCCCCGTCCGGCGGCAGCACCGGCCGCGGCGATAGCTGCGGCCGCCGAACCGGGGCTGTGCCGCGGTGGCCTCTGCAGGTGCAGCCTAGCGGCGGCTTGTTCTGGCCCTCGGCAGTGTTAGCGGTTTGCACCGGGGCTGCTCTAGTCTGGGAAGGTATAGCTTAGAAGAGATGCGCATCCAGAGAAGTTTAATATAGAGactttcactgagaaaaaaaataaagatattgcCCGTGTTTGCAATAAATACAAAGGGGGAGCAATGGGTTAGTTTGCTCTCAGTGCACCTCCCCTGATGCGGCTGTCGGTGCTGTCCGTCCATCCTCCCACCAGGGACGGTCCCGGGTTCTCCGGGGACTGGGCAGAAACCCCTCCAGGCACGGCCTCTGCGGCGGGGAGGAGATTGACACCAGCACCCGGAGCTGTAATGCGCTTTTTGCTGGTGCTGAAAGGCAGAAAGTGGGGCAGAAAACGGTGGGAGAACACAGGAGCTTGGTGCaaatgagggagaaaagagCCTGCGGTGTGAAGCAGGGAGAAGACGGGTGGACAAAAAACTTGGTGGATTTGGGTCTGAAAGGAGGTATAAAATGTGATGGATGTTGGATTGCACCCTGGACACTGTTGATTAGGGGGGAGAAATCCCAGAAACCCCacacccaaacaaaacaagtcAGAAAGGGTGGCTTGGCAGAGAAAGGGGAAATGCGGAAGAAGACATTGAGGCTGGaagacagcaaggaaaatgGCCTGAAGAAACAGGAGCTATGCACTCTGCAAGGAAGGGCCTTCTGGAATGACATATTCCAGTTTCTGATGCTGTGGGAGAACTGAGGATTTTGAATGATCAGGCTCTAAGAGACATCCCCATGcatggaggaagaaaatgaagtctgAAGAAGACAGTAAAACACATTGACCTGATATTTTGGATAGATGGTGTTGATAGAAAAGTAGTAATGCAGTCTTGAGGAAGTGGAAATAATGCAATTTGTTATCAAAGGGCAGTTAATTTCTCTCAGTTGTGTGCTTGCAATCCTGTACTTTCCCATCGAAAGTTTGGTTTTGtgaccaaaaccaaaacagccaTGTCAGGGCCACCATGGAAACCGGGGCATCAAACAAATGAGAGTCCCACACATGAGGGCTTTTGTGGTCAGATGAGTTCACGgcttctttgcatttctttttgtgctTAATAACCACACCTAGAAGCCACTCACCATGCATGTTACATACCAGCACAGCCATTTATCTAAACCTGGTTGCATGTGACTCtcaaaattaatgtaatttcaaaacacttaaatttgtatttatcCTTTGGgcttaattattaaaaaaaaatatttaaagaaataaacttgATATTTAATAACTGACTTGCTGTAGGCTGTGGGAAATGTCAGTAAAAGCTGCACTGACGAAACCATGAATTCTGAAAGCAACGAGTCTTTCTCAGCTCCACCACAAAGAATGGGGCTAGGGAGAGTCCTTCTCTGGGGCTTTTGTATTTCCTTAGGCTTCACTGCTTTAGTGCAAAGTCCTGTTCTTAAAAAGCGATCTTACAAGGAGTTAGGAGCAATTATATTAGAAGGATTTGACTATTAGGAAGCAGACATTGAATTAAGCTTTAATTAAttggaagaggagaaaatgatTGGTCTTTTCAGGTAGTTCATGCAGTGGAATGGCACCTTTTGTATCTGCTGGAATATTTACTTCCGGACTTATGGACAAACATTGGTATGTTCCAACACTCCCTTGTTCTGAGTGAAGAATCCTGAATATCTGGATCTCTTGCTTGCACATAGGAAATGGGCTCTGAACCAAGTGGATGTTCTGCAGACATAACGGGAAGACTGATTAACTTGCTTCCTTTATGCCAATTTAGTGAAGCTTGAAATGAAATCTAATGGTAGCAAtcataacaagaaaatccttttctgtttaataaCACAAGAAAAATAGCAACTGGTGTGGGATTAAAAGAACGGTATAGTTTATATCATTTGGCAGAATGGAAAATATCCTGCTTTGCACCAGAAATATCATCATTAATACCAGAAGACCGattattctttctctgtttgcaTCTGGTTACTTCACCCTCCCTGTACTTCATCCTTGCCCTTCATCCCTGCCACAGGCATGTGGTGGTGTGATGTCCTTTTACACAATCTCAGTGGACTGAGCTGGTGGTTTATTGTTATTGTCACACAGCCACAGAGGGACTGATGCACCTGCAGGTGCAGGAAGCGATGGGACAACCACAAAGGCTGCCCAAGGGGTTTCTGCCCTTGCATGGAATCCTTGGGGAGACCAAAGGATCAAATTCCATCTCTAAGGAGTTGATGCAAACACCTCGTGTTCATGTACAGGAAGAGGTTTGTCCAACAAAGCTCATACGCTCCAGCCACCTGGATGTGATAAAAGGTTGTTAAAAGCAATGTACTCTTGCGTTTTCACAGAGTGATATTCTCCTCTTGCCTAGCCAACTGACAGAAGCTTGATTTTGGCACTGTTCTCCCTAAACAGAGAATTTTTCGGCAGTTCCCAAAGCCTATCTCTTTGTAGCTCTGgagggagcagaatgaagctcTGTTCCTCTCATGTTTAACAAATCCTTCAGGTGTCCTCAGAAAAAGGTTTAGTAGTTGGGGTCAGATGTTGTCTGATTCCTCTTTAATCCCACAAGTTATTATATTCAGTACTTGTAGGATTCAACCTCTAACAAATATCCACTGCATATTATTTATCATGAGTAATTTCTTTATTGATTGTGGCAGTCTTAACAATAAAATTTATGTGATAGTTGGACTTCAGTAACATAAGCTCAAACtcacattttcagctgttttcctttaatGAGAGAAGAGTGAATGATTGTTACTATAATGCAGAGAAAATGCCTTACCCTCTTGCTAAGTAGAGAGAAATGATTTTGCAGTTGGCATGATTTTGGGAGCCACGGATGGATGGCAAGCTGATCTCAGTTTTCTAAGACATTCACATTCCTTATGTTTATTTCTGGATGTGAGAAGGAGGACTGTAATGTTTCTGTACAGCATTACAGTTTTACTGCATGTTATACTGCCTGACATCAGTTGTTTTAAGAAGGTATTGACATGTACTGAGAGCAAATATGCAAAAccttataatttatttttaaagctgtagtTCATTAAGGAATATAATTTCATGCCTAATTTCATTTGCATAATATGCTTAATCCTTCATTAATCCTTTAGCAGTTTCAGCAGTTTAGATACTATATCTGCAAGCAAACTTTTCTTAGCCCTGGGACTTGCCAAAATTGATGGATGTGTGTGGTCAGAAACAAAGTGTCCACTCTTTACTGAAGCACTGAGTAACTTAATGTTTCTGATTCCTGGTGCAGAAGAGTAGAGGTTgtgataaaaagaagaaagagataaTCCCTAGGACATGCAGTAATCGTGACTTTAttctcatgtatttttatttattcgTTTAGATGTCTCTAAGCAAAAGGGCAATTCGTGtattttttccagggaaaatatTATGGCAGAATCGATTATTCCTTCccaggaggcagaggaaagatTTGGTTCCATTTCATGTGGAAGGGGTAGAAAGAGGAATGTATTAATGCTG
Coding sequences:
- the LAMP2 gene encoding LOW QUALITY PROTEIN: lysosome-associated membrane glycoprotein 2 (The sequence of the model RefSeq protein was modified relative to this genomic sequence to represent the inferred CDS: inserted 1 base in 1 codon), whose protein sequence is MESSGGAERRLAARGRPRPAPHMTAGEVFVAPARRPPVSXTAGSGSSTTAMGPSRSAASSCRRFLLPLLLLGVSGFFQSYAVEVDIKDASNATCLYADWMMRFLITYESNNGDYKTTTLNLSSSVTHNGSVCGNDTQAALVAVQFGEGHSWSINITKNNETYQGDFITLTYNTNDTAVFPDAKRKGPVTVLVKDPLHPVQLNTVFVCHNSYFIEAENITQIFWNVTMQAFVQNGTVSKKESRCPADTPTSAPTVPPTIANVTTAFTTTLAPAPTTAPKPVENPDTGNYSLKSGNKTCFLATVGLQLNVSQDKPLLININPKTTVADGACGNTTATLKLNDGNSTLIGFTFAVKNTSASVQKFYLREVNVTLLSRLNGSVISSADNSNFSKWDAFLGSSYMCRKEQTLQINEDVQVHTFNLWIQPFLVEANKFATAEECIADSDLNFLIPIAVGVALGFLIILVFISYIIGRRKSRTGYQSV